A genomic segment from Microbispora sp. ZYX-F-249 encodes:
- a CDS encoding metal ABC transporter ATP-binding protein, giving the protein MSERTPTLVLDRASVAYGDVPVLEELHGVVHEGEAVALIGPNGAGKSTLIRALLGLVPVVRGRIEVLGRPPAQARRDVAYVPQADTLDPDFPVSVEQVVMMGRYRRIGWLRRPSAADRAETAEALERVGLAHRARERFGTLSGGQRQRVLLARAIAAKPRMLLLDEPFNGVDAVSQHALLEAIGSLKEQGASVVVSTHDLAIAHLACDEVCLLNRHQFGFGPTGDVLTPERLRATYGGHALELRGDRVIVTQT; this is encoded by the coding sequence ATGAGCGAGCGCACGCCCACCCTGGTGCTCGACCGGGCGAGCGTGGCCTACGGCGACGTCCCGGTCCTCGAGGAACTGCACGGCGTCGTCCACGAGGGCGAGGCCGTGGCGCTGATCGGCCCGAACGGCGCGGGCAAGTCGACGCTGATCAGGGCGCTGCTCGGCCTGGTGCCGGTGGTGCGCGGCCGGATCGAGGTGCTGGGCAGGCCCCCGGCGCAGGCCCGCCGCGACGTCGCCTACGTGCCGCAGGCCGACACGCTCGATCCCGACTTCCCGGTGTCGGTCGAGCAGGTGGTGATGATGGGCCGCTACCGGCGGATCGGCTGGCTGCGCCGCCCCTCCGCCGCCGACCGGGCCGAGACCGCCGAGGCCCTGGAACGGGTCGGGCTGGCCCACCGCGCACGGGAGCGGTTCGGCACGCTGTCGGGCGGGCAGCGCCAGCGGGTGCTGCTGGCCCGCGCCATCGCCGCCAAGCCCCGGATGCTGCTGCTCGACGAGCCGTTCAACGGCGTGGACGCGGTCAGCCAGCACGCGCTGCTCGAGGCGATCGGCTCGCTGAAGGAGCAGGGCGCCTCCGTCGTCGTCAGCACCCACGACCTCGCCATCGCGCATCTGGCCTGCGACGAGGTGTGCCTGCTCAACCGGCACCAGTTCGGCTTCGGCCCGACCGGCGACGTGCTGACGCCCGAGCGGCTGCGCGCGACGTACGGCGGGCACGCGCTCGAACTGCGCGGCGACCGGGTGATCGTGACCCAGACATGA
- a CDS encoding DUF72 domain-containing protein, whose product MPVLVGTSGWQYADWRDLVYGGVPQRLWLESYGEIFATVENNNAFYRLPKRETFEAWRERTPPDFVMAVKASRFLTHIKRLKDPEEPVERLMGVAEGLGPKLGPILLQLPPTLQVDAGRLRACLARFPRSVRVAVEPRHASWWTDEIRALLTEFGAALCWADRLGRPAGPLWRTADWVYLRFHEGRAEPWPSYGSHALRSWVDRLGEAPDAYVYFNNDPGGAAVRNAITFAELARAQGRDVSRARLPERSPEPVRP is encoded by the coding sequence ATGCCCGTGCTCGTGGGGACCTCCGGCTGGCAGTACGCCGACTGGCGCGACCTCGTCTACGGGGGCGTGCCCCAGAGGCTGTGGCTGGAGAGCTACGGCGAGATCTTCGCCACCGTCGAGAACAACAACGCCTTCTACCGGCTGCCGAAGCGGGAGACGTTCGAGGCGTGGCGGGAGCGTACGCCGCCCGACTTCGTCATGGCGGTCAAGGCCAGCCGCTTCCTCACGCACATCAAGCGGCTCAAGGACCCGGAGGAGCCGGTCGAGCGGCTGATGGGCGTGGCCGAAGGGCTCGGCCCGAAGCTGGGCCCCATCCTGCTGCAACTGCCGCCGACCCTGCAGGTGGACGCCGGCCGGCTGCGGGCCTGCCTGGCCCGGTTCCCGCGGTCCGTACGGGTCGCGGTCGAGCCTCGGCACGCCTCGTGGTGGACCGACGAGATCCGCGCCCTGCTGACGGAGTTCGGGGCGGCGTTGTGCTGGGCCGACCGTCTCGGCCGGCCGGCCGGACCCCTGTGGCGTACGGCCGACTGGGTCTACCTCCGCTTCCACGAAGGACGGGCCGAGCCCTGGCCCAGCTACGGCTCGCATGCGTTGCGCAGCTGGGTGGACCGCCTGGGCGAGGCGCCGGACGCCTACGTGTACTTCAACAACGATCCCGGCGGCGCCGCCGTTCGCAACGCGATCACCTTTGCGGAGCTGGCCCGCGCGCAGGGGCGGGACGTGAGCAGGGCGCGGCTTCCCGAGCGGTCCCCCGAGCCCGTCCGGCCATGA
- a CDS encoding type 1 glutamine amidotransferase domain-containing protein encodes MIQGKTIAFLVAPEGVEQVELTEPWKAVEQAGGTPRLVSVERGEIQAFNHLDKAGTFPVDAVAGEVSAAEFDGLVLPGGVANPDFLRMRPEAVRFVKEFFDAGKPVAAICHAPWTLVEADVVRGRTLTSWPSLRTDLRNAGATWVDQEVMVCTGGPNTLVTSRKPDDLKAFCQAAVDAFGA; translated from the coding sequence ATGATCCAGGGCAAGACGATCGCATTCCTCGTCGCCCCCGAGGGGGTCGAGCAGGTCGAGCTCACCGAGCCGTGGAAGGCCGTCGAGCAGGCGGGTGGCACGCCGAGGCTGGTCTCGGTGGAACGCGGGGAGATCCAGGCGTTCAACCACCTCGACAAGGCCGGCACCTTCCCGGTGGACGCCGTGGCGGGAGAGGTCTCCGCGGCCGAATTCGACGGGCTGGTCCTCCCCGGCGGGGTCGCCAACCCGGACTTTCTGCGGATGCGGCCGGAGGCCGTGCGGTTCGTGAAGGAGTTCTTCGACGCGGGCAAGCCGGTCGCGGCGATCTGCCACGCGCCGTGGACCCTCGTGGAGGCCGACGTGGTGCGCGGGCGCACGCTGACCTCGTGGCCCAGCCTGCGGACCGACCTGCGCAACGCGGGGGCGACCTGGGTGGACCAGGAGGTCATGGTCTGCACGGGCGGCCCGAACACGCTGGTGACCAGCCGGAAGCCGGACGACCTGAAGGCCTTCTGCCAGGCCGCCGTGGACGCGTTCGGCGCCTGA
- a CDS encoding phosphotransferase enzyme family protein, with protein sequence MIDDTRRRRRLAALARSALTAYDVPVARLTAMAKGFNTTFRVNGADGRRYVLRVQRPDGPSPEMVRSEALWLRALRRDTTLAVPEPVPTRTGDLLTVAEHAEVPAARSCVLYHWVDGRFLDTTLTTAHLRRVGAFTAHLHLHSARWTAPAGFTRGRVDAVTEPGRRAATPPQEEAEQAAKLVERVHSAAGAEIVRTVTERVRRVRDALGHGPDAYGLIHGDLHQENYLFHRGEVRAIDFDDCGYGHFVYDLAVTASELAHLPHAADLRAALLAGYRAVRPLPASHEDAIGVFTALRRLQLTLWVVRERAQPMFRDDWRDRVTRGLESAARAL encoded by the coding sequence ATGATCGACGACACTCGGCGCAGGCGCCGCCTGGCCGCGCTCGCCCGCTCGGCCCTGACGGCCTACGACGTGCCGGTGGCCCGCCTGACCGCGATGGCGAAGGGCTTCAACACCACCTTCCGCGTGAACGGCGCGGACGGCCGGCGTTATGTGCTCCGCGTCCAGCGCCCCGACGGCCCGAGCCCGGAGATGGTCAGGTCGGAGGCCCTGTGGCTGCGGGCCCTGCGCCGCGACACCACGCTGGCCGTCCCCGAGCCGGTGCCCACCCGTACGGGTGACCTGCTGACCGTGGCCGAGCACGCGGAGGTGCCGGCGGCGCGCAGCTGCGTGCTGTACCACTGGGTGGACGGCCGGTTCCTGGACACCACGCTCACCACCGCGCACCTGCGCCGGGTCGGCGCGTTCACCGCTCACCTGCACCTGCACAGCGCGCGGTGGACGGCGCCGGCCGGCTTCACCCGGGGACGCGTCGACGCCGTCACCGAGCCGGGCCGTCGCGCCGCGACCCCGCCACAGGAGGAGGCCGAGCAGGCGGCAAAGCTGGTGGAGCGGGTGCATTCGGCGGCGGGCGCCGAGATCGTGCGGACGGTGACGGAGCGCGTGCGGCGCGTCCGGGACGCCCTGGGCCACGGGCCGGACGCCTACGGGCTGATCCACGGCGACCTGCACCAGGAGAACTATCTCTTCCACCGCGGCGAGGTCCGCGCCATCGACTTCGACGACTGCGGGTACGGCCACTTCGTCTACGACCTGGCCGTGACCGCAAGCGAACTCGCCCACCTGCCGCACGCCGCGGATCTGCGTGCCGCCCTGCTCGCGGGATACCGCGCCGTACGGCCGCTGCCCGCGAGTCACGAGGACGCGATCGGGGTCTTCACGGCGTTGCGGCGCCTCCAGCTCACGCTGTGGGTGGTGCGGGAACGGGCACAGCCGATGTTCCGCGACGACTGGCGGGACCGGGTGACCCGCGGCCTGGAGAGCGCGGCCCGGGCCCTGTGA
- a CDS encoding glycerophosphodiester phosphodiesterase, whose translation MPHQPEPLVIGHRGASALRPEHTMPSYETAIALGADYIEPDLVSTRDHVLVARHENEISGTTDVADHPEFAARRTTKTIDGVTVTGWFTEDFTLAELRTLRATERIPDLRPGNAAFDGLAPIPTFDEVVELAVRHGVGVYPETKHPSYFDSIGLSLEEPLLDVLGRHGRRDRHDPVFIQSFEAANLRELRETTRLPLIQLIGGSGAAYDRMVTPAGLEEIATYADGIGVATSRVVPTGSGGRLLAPTTLVRDAHRVGLDVHVWTVRDENAQLPADFRRGDPDGPAYARATGDVMGWLAMLYDLGVDGVFADNPGTARAVLAGRSRRIAAS comes from the coding sequence GTGCCGCACCAGCCAGAACCCCTCGTCATCGGCCACCGGGGCGCCAGCGCCCTGCGGCCCGAGCACACGATGCCGTCCTACGAGACGGCGATCGCGCTCGGGGCCGACTACATCGAGCCCGACCTGGTCTCCACGCGCGACCACGTCCTGGTGGCCCGCCACGAGAACGAGATCTCGGGGACCACGGACGTGGCGGACCACCCCGAGTTCGCCGCCCGCCGTACCACCAAGACCATCGACGGCGTGACGGTCACCGGCTGGTTCACCGAGGACTTCACGCTGGCCGAGCTGCGCACCCTGCGGGCCACCGAGCGCATCCCGGACCTGCGCCCGGGCAACGCCGCCTTCGACGGGCTGGCCCCGATCCCCACGTTCGACGAGGTCGTCGAGCTGGCCGTACGGCACGGCGTGGGCGTCTACCCCGAGACCAAGCATCCCTCCTACTTCGACTCCATCGGCCTGTCGCTGGAGGAGCCGCTGCTCGACGTGCTGGGCCGGCACGGCCGGCGCGACCGGCACGACCCGGTCTTCATCCAGTCGTTCGAGGCGGCCAACCTGCGCGAGCTGCGCGAAACGACCCGGCTGCCGCTGATTCAGTTGATCGGCGGCTCGGGCGCGGCGTACGACCGGATGGTCACGCCCGCCGGGCTCGAGGAGATCGCGACGTACGCGGACGGCATCGGCGTGGCGACCTCGCGGGTCGTGCCCACCGGTTCCGGCGGCCGCCTCCTCGCCCCCACGACACTGGTGCGGGACGCCCACAGGGTGGGGCTGGACGTGCACGTGTGGACCGTCCGCGACGAGAACGCCCAGCTCCCGGCCGACTTCCGGCGCGGCGATCCGGACGGCCCGGCGTACGCGCGGGCGACGGGAGACGTGATGGGCTGGCTGGCGATGCTCTACGACCTCGGCGTGGACGGCGTCTTCGCCGACAACCCCGGCACGGCCCGTGCGGTGCTCGCGGGGCGTTCCCGGCGGATCGCCGCAAGTTGA
- the rho gene encoding transcription termination factor Rho, whose protein sequence is MTTTTLSVPKPRSVSRAASARTKNTRTTEVTGLLDRAGRNTVIRTNGYLPGPKDVTVPAALADALDLRRGDHVRGIAQNGTLTSVTTVNGGPVGAARPDFADLVPIHPDERLRLETARNVLATRVIDLFAPVGKGQRGLIVAPPKAGKTTLLKAVANAIAINHPECHLMVVLVDERPEEVTDMRESVRAEVIASTFDRAPQDHITAAELAVERAKRMVETGRDVVVLMDSITRLGRAYNMAAPSGGRVLTGGMDARALHQPKAVLGAARNIEGGGSLTILATALVETGSKMDDIVFEEFKSTGNMELKLSRNLADRRVFPAVDVVASGTRREELLLHPAEQPPIWRLRRALQDQESFDRFLTTLKNTGSNAELLLALGKS, encoded by the coding sequence ATGACCACCACCACTCTCAGCGTTCCCAAGCCGCGCAGCGTCTCCCGCGCCGCGTCGGCCCGTACGAAGAACACCCGGACCACCGAGGTGACCGGCCTGCTCGACCGGGCCGGCCGGAACACGGTGATCCGTACCAACGGCTACCTGCCCGGCCCGAAGGACGTGACCGTCCCGGCCGCCCTCGCGGACGCGCTCGACCTGCGCCGCGGCGACCACGTCCGCGGCATCGCCCAGAACGGCACGCTCACCTCCGTCACGACCGTCAACGGCGGGCCGGTGGGCGCGGCGCGGCCGGACTTCGCCGACCTCGTGCCGATCCACCCCGACGAGCGGCTGCGCCTGGAGACGGCGCGAAACGTCCTGGCCACGCGCGTCATCGACCTGTTCGCCCCGGTCGGCAAGGGCCAGCGCGGCCTCATCGTCGCCCCGCCGAAGGCCGGCAAGACCACGCTGCTCAAGGCCGTCGCGAACGCGATCGCGATCAACCACCCCGAATGCCACCTCATGGTCGTCCTGGTGGACGAACGGCCCGAGGAGGTCACCGACATGCGCGAGTCGGTCCGGGCCGAGGTGATCGCCTCGACCTTCGACCGGGCGCCGCAGGACCACATCACCGCGGCCGAGCTCGCCGTCGAGCGGGCCAAGCGGATGGTGGAGACGGGCCGTGACGTGGTCGTGCTCATGGACTCGATCACCCGGCTCGGCCGGGCGTACAACATGGCCGCGCCGAGCGGCGGGCGCGTGCTCACGGGCGGCATGGACGCCCGGGCCCTGCACCAGCCCAAGGCGGTCCTCGGCGCCGCGCGCAACATCGAGGGCGGCGGCTCCCTCACGATCCTCGCCACCGCGCTGGTCGAGACGGGCTCGAAGATGGACGACATCGTCTTCGAGGAGTTCAAGAGCACCGGCAACATGGAGCTGAAGCTGAGCCGGAACCTGGCCGACCGCCGCGTCTTCCCCGCCGTCGACGTCGTCGCCTCCGGCACCCGCCGCGAGGAACTGCTGCTCCACCCCGCCGAGCAGCCTCCGATCTGGCGGCTGCGGCGGGCCCTGCAGGACCAGGAGTCGTTCGATCGGTTCCTCACCACGCTGAAGAACACGGGCTCGAACGCCGAACTCCTCCTGGCCCTGGGGAAGAGCTAG
- the lipB gene encoding lipoyl(octanoyl) transferase LipB, producing MMRQRPLTLIQDELVDYEKAMERMAALVEERQDDARPDTLWLLSHPPVFTVGKRTLETHLPDPSAGIPVVPTGRGGQLTYHGPGQLVGYLIVKLRDGEGVVDYIREVELRLVEALARIGVPAERRDTPPGSELLTGVWTRDTGRKIVSIGMRSSRSVTSHGFALNVDGDLTPWNLAIPCGMPDVEMTSIARELGRASMEETRPVVAEAFEAS from the coding sequence ATGATGCGGCAACGGCCCCTGACGCTGATCCAGGACGAGCTGGTCGACTACGAGAAGGCCATGGAGCGGATGGCCGCGCTGGTCGAGGAACGGCAGGACGACGCGCGGCCCGACACGTTGTGGCTGCTCAGCCACCCGCCGGTCTTCACGGTCGGCAAGCGGACGCTGGAGACCCACCTGCCCGACCCGTCGGCCGGCATCCCCGTGGTGCCGACCGGCCGCGGCGGGCAGCTCACCTATCACGGCCCCGGGCAGCTGGTGGGCTATCTCATCGTGAAGCTGCGGGACGGCGAGGGCGTGGTCGACTACATCCGCGAGGTGGAGCTGCGGCTGGTCGAGGCGCTGGCCCGGATCGGCGTCCCGGCCGAGCGCCGCGACACCCCGCCCGGGTCGGAGCTGCTGACCGGCGTCTGGACGCGGGACACCGGGCGGAAGATCGTCTCGATCGGCATGCGGTCGAGCCGGTCGGTCACCAGCCACGGCTTCGCGCTCAACGTGGACGGCGACCTCACGCCGTGGAACCTCGCGATCCCCTGCGGCATGCCCGACGTGGAGATGACCTCGATCGCCCGCGAGCTCGGACGGGCCTCCATGGAGGAGACCCGCCCGGTCGTCGCGGAGGCGTTCGAGGCCTCCTGA
- a CDS encoding amino acid permease — translation MAQALDDDAKRLAELGYKQELARTWSGFSNFAISFSIISILAGCFTTFGQAWNNGGPLAISVGWPLISAFILIIGFCMAELVSAFPTAGGIYWWAAKLGRPVHGWFTGWLNLIGLIAVTASVDYGCATFLNITIGRFSDSWANGSALHQTFLLFAVVLVLHALINIFSHRLISLLQNVSVWWHVFGAAAVVLILIFGPTEHQSVGFLFETFNNSGFGDGDSGPAFWLYVLPLGFLLTQYTITGFDACAHVSEETHGAARTAAKGLWQSIFYSAIGGWILLLAFLFAATNVDAVNAEGGFVGAIFTSSLSSTLATVVFGISTIGQFFCGMSCVTSMSRMTYAFSRDGAVPGWRLWSKVDRNRTPVNAIIAGCGVALLITLPALYAPEGTTTPVAFLAVVSIAVIGLYLAFLIPIWLRLRAGDSFQPGPWTLGRKYKALSWIAVIEIAIISVYFVLPIAPAGVPGNADFTWTSVNYAPIAVGAVLIGIALWWHLSAKHWFTGPRRTVDDIGDDVGRPEPVT, via the coding sequence ATGGCGCAAGCCCTCGACGACGACGCCAAACGACTAGCGGAACTCGGCTACAAGCAGGAACTGGCCCGCACCTGGAGCGGGTTCTCCAACTTCGCCATCTCCTTCTCCATCATCTCGATCCTCGCCGGCTGCTTCACGACCTTCGGCCAGGCGTGGAACAACGGCGGACCGCTGGCGATCTCCGTCGGCTGGCCGCTGATCTCGGCGTTCATCCTGATCATCGGCTTCTGCATGGCGGAGCTGGTCTCCGCGTTCCCCACGGCGGGCGGCATCTACTGGTGGGCCGCCAAGCTGGGCCGGCCCGTGCACGGCTGGTTCACGGGCTGGCTGAACCTGATCGGGCTGATCGCGGTGACCGCGTCCGTCGACTACGGCTGCGCGACGTTCCTGAACATCACGATCGGGCGCTTCAGCGACTCCTGGGCGAACGGCAGCGCGCTGCACCAGACCTTCCTGCTGTTCGCCGTGGTCCTGGTGCTGCACGCGCTGATCAACATTTTCAGTCACCGGCTGATCTCGCTGCTGCAGAACGTCTCGGTGTGGTGGCACGTGTTCGGCGCCGCGGCCGTCGTGCTGATCCTGATCTTCGGTCCGACGGAGCACCAGAGCGTGGGCTTCCTGTTCGAGACGTTCAACAACTCCGGTTTCGGCGACGGCGACTCGGGCCCGGCGTTCTGGCTGTACGTGCTGCCACTGGGCTTCCTGCTCACGCAGTACACGATCACCGGATTCGACGCCTGCGCGCACGTGTCGGAGGAGACCCACGGCGCGGCCCGCACGGCGGCCAAGGGCCTGTGGCAGTCGATCTTCTACTCCGCGATCGGCGGCTGGATCCTGCTGCTGGCGTTCCTGTTCGCGGCCACGAACGTGGACGCCGTCAACGCCGAGGGCGGCTTCGTCGGAGCCATCTTCACCTCGTCGCTGTCGTCCACGCTCGCCACCGTCGTCTTCGGGATCTCCACGATCGGGCAGTTCTTCTGCGGCATGAGCTGCGTGACCTCGATGTCGCGGATGACGTACGCGTTCTCCCGGGACGGCGCGGTGCCGGGCTGGAGGCTGTGGTCGAAGGTGGACCGCAACCGCACGCCGGTCAACGCGATCATCGCCGGCTGCGGGGTCGCGCTGCTGATCACGCTGCCCGCGCTCTACGCGCCCGAGGGCACGACGACCCCCGTCGCGTTCCTCGCCGTGGTGTCCATCGCGGTGATCGGGCTCTATCTCGCGTTCCTCATCCCGATCTGGCTGCGCCTGCGTGCCGGGGACTCCTTCCAGCCGGGGCCGTGGACTCTGGGCCGCAAGTACAAGGCGCTGTCCTGGATCGCCGTGATCGAGATCGCGATCATCTCGGTCTACTTCGTCCTGCCCATCGCCCCTGCGGGCGTGCCGGGCAACGCGGACTTCACCTGGACCTCCGTGAACTACGCCCCCATCGCGGTCGGCGCCGTGCTCATCGGCATCGCCCTGTGGTGGCACCTGTCCGCCAAGCACTGGTTCACCGGCCCCCGCCGGACCGTCGACGACATCGGCGACGACGTCGGCCGGCCCGAGCCCGTGACCTGA
- the glnII gene encoding glutamine synthetase produces MADERQAASFEGIDVTYKAEYIWIDGTEPTAKLRSKTKVLADGAEPPLWGFDGSSTNQATGHASDLVLRPVFTCPDPIRGGDNVLVLCEVLHTDMTPHASNTRSPLAEVAERFADQESWFGIEQEYTFFKDSRPLGFPLGGFPAPQGGYYCGVGADEVFGRDIVELHLDRCLAAGLKISGINAEVMPGQWEFQVGPAGPLEVSDHMWIARWLLYRTAEEFDVAATLDPKPVKGDWNGAGAHTNFSTKAMREGYDPIITACEALGDNAMEHVKNYGHGIEDRLTGHHETARWDKFSYGVSDRGASVRIPWQVEVDKKGYIEDRRPNANVDPYVVTRLIVDTCCTALEKAGQV; encoded by the coding sequence GTGGCGGACGAACGCCAGGCCGCCTCGTTCGAAGGGATCGACGTGACCTACAAGGCCGAGTACATCTGGATCGACGGCACGGAGCCGACCGCGAAGCTCCGCTCGAAGACCAAGGTCCTTGCCGACGGCGCCGAGCCGCCGCTGTGGGGCTTCGACGGGTCCAGCACCAACCAGGCCACCGGTCACGCCTCCGACCTGGTGCTCAGGCCGGTGTTCACCTGCCCCGACCCGATCCGGGGCGGCGACAACGTCCTGGTCCTGTGCGAGGTCCTGCACACCGACATGACGCCGCACGCCTCCAACACCCGCTCCCCGCTCGCGGAGGTGGCCGAGCGCTTCGCCGACCAGGAGTCGTGGTTCGGCATCGAGCAGGAGTACACCTTCTTCAAGGACAGCCGCCCGCTCGGCTTCCCGCTGGGCGGCTTCCCCGCTCCGCAGGGCGGCTACTACTGCGGTGTCGGCGCCGACGAGGTCTTCGGCCGTGACATCGTCGAGCTGCACCTCGACCGCTGCCTGGCCGCCGGCCTGAAGATCTCCGGCATCAACGCCGAGGTCATGCCCGGCCAGTGGGAGTTCCAGGTTGGCCCCGCCGGGCCGCTGGAGGTCTCCGACCACATGTGGATCGCCCGCTGGCTGCTCTACCGCACCGCCGAGGAGTTCGACGTGGCCGCCACGCTCGACCCCAAGCCGGTGAAGGGCGACTGGAACGGCGCCGGCGCGCACACCAACTTCTCCACCAAGGCGATGCGTGAGGGCTACGACCCGATCATCACCGCCTGCGAGGCCCTGGGCGACAACGCCATGGAGCACGTCAAGAACTACGGCCACGGCATCGAGGACCGCCTCACCGGCCACCACGAGACCGCCCGGTGGGACAAGTTCAGCTACGGCGTCTCCGACCGCGGCGCCTCCGTCCGCATCCCGTGGCAGGTCGAGGTGGACAAGAAGGGCTACATCGAGGACCGGCGCCCCAACGCCAACGTCGACCCCTACGTCGTCACCCGCCTGATCGTCGACACCTGCTGCACGGCTCTGGAGAAGGCCGGCCAGGTCTGA
- a CDS encoding metal ABC transporter substrate-binding protein, which translates to MFSPLARTLSSAALVVLFAAACGGAQKPSDSSDPALETARPLKVVATTTQVADFARNVGGDRVTVHQLLKPNVDPHDYEPSPADMRAIGEADVLVKNGVGLEKWLDETISAAGFDGTVVDASQNVQIRMGSEEGHEEGHGEEGHDHDESEGDPHIWHNPLNVKTMVATIEKAFAAADPRDAAAYQANRTAYDAKLDALDADIARKIESVPAARRKIVTNHDAFGYYLDRYKLTFVGSIIPSFDTSAELSAKQVSDLVAEIRSTGVAAIFSEASLPPKTAEAIGREAGVTVVAGEDALYGDSLGPEGSAGATYLQMEEHNTDTIVNALRGTAA; encoded by the coding sequence GTGTTCTCGCCGCTTGCCCGTACGCTGTCGTCCGCCGCGCTGGTCGTGCTGTTCGCAGCCGCGTGCGGCGGCGCGCAGAAGCCTTCCGATTCCTCCGACCCGGCCCTGGAGACGGCCCGGCCGTTGAAGGTGGTGGCGACCACCACGCAGGTCGCCGACTTCGCCCGCAACGTCGGCGGCGACCGGGTCACGGTCCATCAGTTGCTGAAGCCGAACGTCGATCCCCACGACTACGAGCCGTCCCCGGCCGACATGCGGGCCATCGGTGAGGCCGACGTGCTCGTCAAGAACGGCGTGGGCCTGGAGAAGTGGCTGGACGAGACGATCTCGGCCGCCGGGTTCGACGGGACCGTCGTCGACGCCTCCCAGAACGTCCAGATCCGCATGGGCTCCGAGGAGGGGCACGAGGAGGGGCACGGGGAGGAGGGACACGATCACGACGAGTCCGAGGGCGACCCGCACATCTGGCACAACCCGCTCAACGTCAAGACGATGGTCGCCACGATCGAGAAGGCCTTCGCCGCCGCCGACCCGCGCGACGCGGCGGCCTACCAGGCCAACCGGACGGCGTACGACGCGAAGCTGGACGCGCTCGACGCCGACATCGCGAGGAAGATCGAGTCCGTGCCCGCCGCCCGGCGCAAGATCGTGACCAACCACGACGCCTTCGGCTACTACCTCGACCGTTACAAGCTGACGTTCGTCGGATCGATCATCCCGAGCTTCGACACCTCCGCCGAGCTGTCCGCCAAGCAGGTGTCCGACCTCGTCGCCGAGATCAGGTCGACCGGAGTGGCGGCCATCTTCTCGGAGGCGTCGCTGCCGCCCAAGACGGCCGAGGCGATCGGCCGCGAGGCCGGGGTGACGGTCGTGGCCGGAGAAGACGCGTTGTACGGCGACTCGCTCGGCCCCGAAGGCTCGGCCGGTGCGACCTACCTCCAGATGGAGGAGCACAATACCGACACCATCGTCAACGCGTTGAGGGGGACCGCCGCATGA
- a CDS encoding sugar kinase, with product MTEVFTLGEALGVVSGDRLRHDTTIRLDVEGPELTTAVGLARLGHTVSWLGRVSADELGTRTLTVLRGEGVDVSHVRVDETAATGLILRQRRIGRSSHAVHYREGSAGSHLSTGDVPGEAVQSARILHVTGVTLGLSGLAWSAVHHAVKLARDAGVLVSVDVNHRANLWESAEEARQGLTELAASADVLFATQDELMLVEPVLASTPELVVTRGAKGASATVEGLRYDTQAAPVTSVDPAEVGGAFVAGYLSAILDGLHPADRLKRGISVAAFAVASHSSWQGLPTRGELPP from the coding sequence ATGACCGAGGTTTTCACGCTCGGAGAGGCATTGGGCGTCGTCTCCGGCGACCGGCTGCGGCATGACACGACCATCCGGCTCGACGTGGAGGGGCCCGAGCTGACGACGGCGGTCGGCCTGGCCCGGCTCGGCCACACGGTGAGCTGGCTGGGCCGGGTCAGCGCCGACGAACTCGGCACCCGCACGCTGACCGTCCTGCGCGGCGAGGGCGTGGACGTCTCCCACGTACGGGTGGACGAGACGGCGGCGACCGGGCTGATCCTGCGCCAGCGGCGCATCGGGCGCTCGTCGCACGCCGTCCATTACCGGGAGGGCTCGGCCGGGTCCCACCTGTCGACCGGCGACGTACCCGGCGAGGCGGTGCAGTCGGCGCGGATCCTGCACGTCACGGGCGTCACCCTCGGCCTGAGCGGCCTCGCGTGGAGCGCCGTCCACCACGCCGTCAAGCTCGCCAGGGACGCCGGGGTGCTCGTCTCCGTGGACGTCAACCACCGTGCGAACCTCTGGGAGAGCGCGGAGGAGGCCCGGCAGGGGCTCACCGAACTCGCCGCCTCGGCCGACGTGCTGTTCGCGACCCAGGACGAGCTCATGCTCGTGGAGCCCGTGCTCGCGTCCACGCCCGAACTGGTCGTGACCCGGGGCGCCAAGGGAGCCAGCGCCACCGTCGAGGGCCTGCGCTACGACACCCAGGCCGCCCCCGTGACCTCAGTCGATCCCGCCGAGGTCGGCGGCGCGTTCGTCGCGGGCTACCTCAGCGCGATCCTCGACGGCCTGCACCCGGCGGACCGCCTCAAGCGCGGCATCTCGGTGGCCGCCTTCGCGGTCGCCAGCCACAGCTCCTGGCAGGGCCTGCCCACCCGCGGCGAACTTCCTCCGTGA
- a CDS encoding PspC domain-containing protein encodes MYRSRQHKIIAGVCGGIADRYGMSPTVVRLLFLLSCILPGPQFVAYIIMWVLFPKAPAPTSAGHDYSYGRR; translated from the coding sequence ATGTACCGATCGAGACAGCACAAGATCATCGCTGGCGTCTGCGGGGGGATCGCGGACCGGTACGGCATGTCGCCGACGGTCGTACGCCTGCTGTTCCTGCTGTCGTGCATCTTGCCGGGCCCGCAGTTCGTGGCCTACATCATCATGTGGGTGCTCTTCCCCAAGGCCCCGGCCCCCACGTCGGCGGGCCACGACTACTCGTACGGGCGCAGGTAG